In Lolium perenne isolate Kyuss_39 chromosome 5, Kyuss_2.0, whole genome shotgun sequence, the sequence ACCTCCCTCTTGCAACTTATGTgagaacagcttcatcttcacgtgcaatctgcccgtgagatccttggacaaacagatctcctctagtttgacccataactcggtggtggttttctcctgcagcacttccagcagaatattattggacagatagagttgaatcaacgataaagcattacggtctttccgcttctccgcatcggccaggtatccttcgctttctcgccgaaagcatcgatcgcttcatccagatctgaagattgggcgagaatcgccctcatcttcacttgccacaaagcaaatctcgtggtgtagtccagctgcggtagatcgaacttcagtgacgacatctcgtaaaccctagatccaaagaacacgggctctgataccacttgttaaaatcgagatgcacaaaatgaagaacgaaaagtaaaacactgcaggggacacgagattttaacgtggaaaacccttgcaacacacaagggaaaaaaccacgggcgccagccagcaaaacttcactatttcggtggtgtttacaaacgtcgtgggtgtacaatgatgcgatgaaaccctagcggcggcttacagggaaaatatatagtcgctcggcccaagcctaccggcgacgggcctcgctccgctcgtcagaagttagcctcttcttggaatttggatcacaatataatagAGAGAGACTGCAGCGTCAACAATATCACACTTCTTAAAGCCAAGACACGGCGGAGAAGTCACATCCGAGGACTCGTGTGAGTCGGGCCTCACTTCCTCGACGGAAGGAGGTGTAAGCACACTGCCACACAACTCCATGAGATCAGGCAAGATCTGCATGACCGGAGTCTTGATTGCCGAGCTCGCCCTAACTCGAGGAGAGAAACAACCATGAAGGCCCGCTCCGCTCGTGCCCACTTTGCCAGCAACAGGAGGAACCGATGGATCAACAGGCGTCTGGGAGAGCCCAAGTGTCTAGATTAGTGAATAGAAAGGGAGTCGCGCCGCCGCAGGGACGAGTCACGCCGCCGCCAGGGACGAGTCGCGCCGCCACCAGGCCGTCTCCCGCCGCGGCCAGGCCATCCTCCGTCGCGGCTAGAGCGTCCCCGCCCACCACGCTGCCCCGAAGACCGCGCCGCTGCCAGACCATCTCCCGCCACCGCCAGGCAGACCGTCTCCTGCGCCGCGAGACGGACGCCTTCCCGCGAGGCCGCGGCCGGCGGCGCGGGACCTCCCGTCCTCCGCGCACGCGCTCGATGGGCTCGCCGACATCGTCGCCCAGGGCAAGGacaccctcgccgccgccgccgcctcctccgcctcctccgcctcccccCCGTCCGCGGACGCCGAATCCGACCTCAGCTCCGCGTCGGGCCACCTCCGCTACTACAGCCGCTTCGAGGCGCAGCTGCACGCGCTCCAGTCGGATCCGGCCACCTTCGCCGCCGATCCCGACGACGCCGAGGACTTCGCGGCCTGGAGGAGGGAGGCCGGGTTCAGCGTCGACGAGCggcaggaggagatcgaggcgctCTGCTACGAGAGCGACGCCGTGGAGGGCATGCTGGACCGGCTCGTGCCCGACGCTGTGGACGCCGAGATGTTCTGGGCGAGGTACTTCTACCGCGTCCACAGGCTCAAGCAGCAGGAGGACGCCAGGGCCAAGCTCGTGAAGCGGGTCATcgcgcaggaggaggaggaggatctcAGCTGGGAGCTGGATGATGAGGAACCAGCACCAGAGGAGGAGATTAAGCAGGCATCGATCAGTGAAGAACCAAAACATTCTTCTAATTTGATTAGCCTAGGGGTTTCCTTGGGTTTTCGGTCTGATGAGATTTCTGTTTCGGCTAATGTGTTGAGACAAACGGAGCTTGACCGTCTAACGGTTGCTCCGAATGTCTCCACTGGGCCTGAAACGACAGTTATAGACGATGCTGATGATGACGACATCCTAGATGGTCAAATTCTCTCGGCTATAATTGGCAACATTTCAGAAGTTGATTTAGAAcacgcggagcttagttctgattTACAAGCGTCCGAACGTGGTTCTCGATCATcggctggaaagaaatctcgCAGGTATGGTAAGAACtctaaatctaaaatagtttctcgatgaatggcatgttccggaatagcagaggtcttcgtgacttggctaagcattcccacattgctgatggttgtagagattatgatttagattttcttgctatttcggagacgggtaggcggaatttctctcaaagttttctcgaccgtttgtcaggcgggattaactttcagtggttttctcgcccgccCCGTGGTAGGTCTGGGGGCATTTTACTCGGCGTCCGTACAGACACCATGACCGTTTtggctagttctgatggagagtatcacattaaactcgacattcagaataaagcagatggtttcatatggagtctggtcgctgtgtatggtgccgcccaggaagtgtttaaggctgactttttacgtgagttggtaaaccTTACAAAGGATAATCCTTatccgattttaatcggaggtgattttaatttgttgaggttccctcatgagaaaagtaaaggccgctttgatggtcattggcctttcttgttcaacGCTGTCATCGATAGCCTGGatttaagagaggtgtttatgtcTGGTCGGCAGTTTACTTGGGCAAACAGCTTGCCGGAGcccacatacgagaaactagatcgcgtgttgatggataccgaatgggaaagtaaataccctatggtgtcagtccgtgcactagaacgtattgaaaaacttTCTGACCACGCTCCCATCCTTCTAACCACTGGGAATCCCAGACCCGtttgtaaacggccgttcaaatttgaacttggctggatatatcgagagggatttcatgatatggttaaAAGGGTTTGGGAAAGACCGGTCGGGGGAAGTACACCTAtcttgagatggaataataaaatGCGGTCTATGagcaaacatctctctggttgggatgcccatacggctggtattcttaaaaaagaaagactcgcttatcaaatgtgattgatgagcttgaggctgttGCGGAGATTAGACCACTGTCTACACATGAGATTGAACTTAAAAATCAATCCAATGAACAGATGGCCGGTCTTCTCcgcgaagaggaactcaaatggtatcaacgatccAAGGCTCAATTCATCTTGGTAGGAGACTCAAATACGAGGTATTTCCATGGCTTAGCCAATGGGAGACaccggaaaaaacgtattcactctcttattcaagatgaagggttgattgaaggccatgagcaactcaagtCTTACATTACTAACTATTATAAGggtctgtttggtcctccggaggaaagtaaTTTTACTCTTAACGAGGACTTAACggatgatataccccaagtttctttGGAAGAACACGGCTTGCTAACCGCACAttatactgaggaagaggttaagaaggcagttttccaaatggaatgcaacaaagcaccggatccagatg encodes:
- the LOC127304171 gene encoding uncharacterized protein, which produces MAHLLVRYWPRPAARDLPSSAHALDGLADIVAQGKDTLAAAAASSASSASPPSADAESDLSSASGHLRYYSRFEAQLHALQSDPATFAADPDDAEDFAAWRREAGFSVDERQEEIEALCYESDAVEGMLDRLVPDAVDAEMFWARYFYRVHRLKQQEDARAKLVKRVIAQEEEEDLSWELDDEEPAPEEEIKQASISEEPKHSSNLISLGVSLGFRSDEISVSANVLRQTELDRLTVAPNVSTGPETTVIDDADDDDILDGQILSAIIGNISEVDLEHAELSSDLQASERGSRSSAGKKSRRYGKNSKSKIVSR